In Variovorax paradoxus, a single genomic region encodes these proteins:
- a CDS encoding ABC transporter permease: MPRANFGLNERNARFWQLALLVLILIAWHLASRNQQFAFFVGEPIQVAGRIWSWFLPFEVPANALFPEGLKGNADIYLHLGTTLLETVLAFGIGTVLGLACGLWLALAPTASLILDPYIKAANSMPRVILAPIFALWFGLGIWSKVALAVTLVFFIVFFNVYQGVREVSPVVLANAKMLGASQRQLLRTVYLPSATSWVFSSLHTSVGLAFVGAVVGEYLGSARGVGYLILQAEGTFDVNTVFAGIVVLTAFALVLDGIVGLIEKRLMKWQPKTGETEKL; the protein is encoded by the coding sequence ATGCCGCGCGCGAACTTCGGCCTCAACGAGCGCAATGCGCGCTTCTGGCAACTGGCGCTGCTGGTGCTGATTCTGATTGCGTGGCACCTGGCTTCGCGCAACCAGCAGTTCGCTTTCTTCGTGGGCGAGCCGATCCAGGTCGCGGGCCGCATCTGGAGCTGGTTCCTGCCGTTCGAGGTGCCGGCCAACGCGCTCTTTCCCGAAGGGCTCAAGGGCAACGCCGACATCTACCTGCACCTGGGCACCACGCTGCTGGAGACGGTGCTGGCCTTCGGCATCGGCACCGTGCTGGGGCTGGCCTGCGGGCTGTGGCTGGCGCTGGCGCCCACGGCGAGCCTGATCCTCGACCCCTACATCAAGGCCGCCAACTCGATGCCGCGCGTGATTCTTGCGCCCATCTTCGCGCTGTGGTTCGGCCTGGGCATCTGGAGCAAGGTGGCGCTGGCGGTGACGCTGGTGTTCTTCATCGTGTTCTTCAACGTCTACCAGGGCGTGCGCGAGGTGAGCCCGGTGGTGCTGGCCAACGCGAAGATGCTGGGCGCCAGCCAGCGGCAGCTGCTGCGCACTGTGTACCTGCCCAGCGCCACCAGCTGGGTGTTCTCCAGCCTGCACACGTCGGTGGGGCTGGCCTTCGTGGGCGCGGTGGTGGGCGAGTACCTGGGCTCGGCGCGGGGCGTGGGCTACCTCATTCTGCAGGCCGAGGGCACCTTCGACGTCAACACCGTGTTCGCGGGCATCGTGGTGCTCACGGCATTTGCGCTGGTGCTCGACGGCATCGTCGGGCTGATCGAGAAGCGCCTCATGAAGTGGCAGCCCAAGACGGGCGAGACAGAGAAGCTGTAG
- a CDS encoding ABC transporter ATP-binding protein: protein MSDHALELLSISCTFHSKDDPGQRYTAVADTTLRIRAGEFVSVVGPTGCGKSTLLNVGAGLLEPSSGTVKVFGKTLEGVNARAGYMFQTEALMPWRSAIDNVMVGLQYRGVPDADARRQAEAWLARVGLAGFGDRYPHQLSGGMRKRVALAQTLVLDPDIILMDEPFSALDIQTRQLMENEVLDLWSAKKKAVLFITHDLDEAIAMSDRVVVLSAGPATHPIGEFAIDLARPRDVAEVRTQPRFVELHTQIWEVLRDEVLKGYAQQLRKAA from the coding sequence ATGTCCGACCACGCACTCGAACTCCTCTCCATCAGCTGCACCTTCCATTCGAAGGACGATCCCGGCCAGCGCTACACCGCGGTGGCCGACACCACGCTGCGCATCAGGGCCGGGGAGTTCGTGTCGGTGGTCGGCCCCACCGGCTGCGGCAAGTCGACGCTGCTGAACGTGGGCGCGGGCCTGCTGGAACCCTCATCGGGCACGGTCAAGGTGTTCGGCAAGACGCTGGAGGGCGTCAACGCGAGAGCGGGCTACATGTTCCAGACCGAAGCGCTGATGCCCTGGCGCAGCGCCATCGACAACGTGATGGTCGGGCTGCAGTACCGCGGCGTGCCCGACGCCGATGCGCGCAGGCAGGCCGAAGCATGGCTCGCGCGTGTGGGCCTGGCGGGCTTCGGCGACCGTTATCCGCACCAGCTTTCCGGCGGCATGCGCAAGCGCGTGGCGCTGGCGCAGACGCTGGTGCTCGACCCCGACATCATCCTCATGGACGAGCCCTTCAGCGCGCTCGACATCCAGACGCGCCAGCTGATGGAAAACGAAGTGCTCGACCTCTGGAGCGCGAAGAAGAAGGCGGTGCTGTTCATCACGCACGACCTGGACGAGGCCATCGCGATGAGCGACCGCGTGGTGGTGCTGTCGGCCGGACCGGCGACGCATCCCATCGGTGAGTTCGCCATCGACCTGGCGCGTCCGCGCGACGTGGCCGAGGTGCGCACGCAGCCGCGCTTCGTCGAGCTGCACACCCAGATCTGGGAGGTGCTGCGCGACGAGGTGCTCAAGGGCTATGCCCAGCAGTTGAGGAAGGCCGCCTGA